The stretch of DNA TAAAATCATTGACATTAAGTTATGATTTCACAAGCGCTGCATTAAAACGTTTGAAACTAGGAACTCTTAGATTATATGTAACTGGTGAAAATCTGTTAACCTTCACCAACTATAAAGGATTTGACCCTGAAGTAAGTGTATACGGTAATTCTACTGAAGCAAAAGTAGCTAATATAGCTCCTGGTATTGACTATGGTACTTATCCACAAGTGAGAAGTTATTTATTCGGTGTTAATCTGTCATTCTAAAAATGAATTCATTTATGAAATCATCAACTAAAATATATATAGCAGCATTGGCAGGAGCTTTAAGCTTACAGTCATGCGATAAATTCTTAGATCTTGAGCCAATTTCTCAAGCTACAACAGCAAACTCTTATAAGTCTTTAGCGGATGCAGAAGCTGCTTTAACCGGAGTTTACGATTCATTCCAGCAAGATTACTATGTTTGGGATAACGTAATGTTATCTGATACTCGTTCTGATAACCATTATGCAGGTGGCGATAATCCTAGTTACTATGAAATGGATGAGCTACGCGTAACGGCTAACAATGATAAAACCTGGAGCTCATGGAAAAGTTTATACAATGCCATTGCTAAAGCAAATATTGTATTAACCAAAGTTCCTACAATTAATGACCCTAAACTAGATGCAAACAACAGAAGAAACCAGATTATTGGTGAAGCATCTTTCTTACGTGCTTATCATTACTTCCAATTAGTTAAGTTGTTTGGAGATATTCCGTTAATGTTAAAACCGGTATCTACAACAAATGCATCTGAAACTAATGTGCCTCGTTCAAGTGTTGCAGATGTTTACAAGCAAATTATCGCTGACTTAGAAGTTGCAGCTACTAATCTACCTGACACTTACGGTGCAAGCGCTGATGTAAATAAAGCTCGCGCTACTAAAGGTGCTGCTAATGCTTTATTAGCTAAAGTTTATGCACAAAAACCTGATCGTGAGTATACCAAAGTTCTGCAATATGCAAACGCGGTAATTACAAGCCCTGCAGGTTACGCATTGCTTTTAGATTATGATAACCTGTTTGATGGAAATCATTATAATAATGCTGAGTCAATTATGGAAGTTCAGTACGTTGGTGGAAAAGAAGCTAACTGGGGACCTCAAATGTTGTTACCTCCTTCAAAAAGTGGCGACGGATGGAGAAAATTCTTAACTCCTTCTAAAGATTTAATTAAAGCCTTTGACGCTGAAGGTGACGTAGTAAGAAAAAATGCATCTGTTTTATTTGAAAACGTTCAGTGGGTGGATGAATTCTGGTCGGCGCAAGTAGGAGGCAGTGTTCCTTTCTCTTATAAATGGAGAAGTGCGAATGGCTGGGCAAGTACAAACCGTCAGTATTTGATCCGTTTAGCTGATATCATTTTGTTAAAAGCCGAGGCATTGAATGAGCTTGGACAAACAACTGAGGCAGCAGGTGTTTTAGATCTGA from Solitalea canadensis DSM 3403 encodes:
- a CDS encoding RagB/SusD family nutrient uptake outer membrane protein codes for the protein MKSSTKIYIAALAGALSLQSCDKFLDLEPISQATTANSYKSLADAEAALTGVYDSFQQDYYVWDNVMLSDTRSDNHYAGGDNPSYYEMDELRVTANNDKTWSSWKSLYNAIAKANIVLTKVPTINDPKLDANNRRNQIIGEASFLRAYHYFQLVKLFGDIPLMLKPVSTTNASETNVPRSSVADVYKQIIADLEVAATNLPDTYGASADVNKARATKGAANALLAKVYAQKPDREYTKVLQYANAVITSPAGYALLLDYDNLFDGNHYNNAESIMEVQYVGGKEANWGPQMLLPPSKSGDGWRKFLTPSKDLIKAFDAEGDVVRKNASVLFENVQWVDEFWSAQVGGSVPFSYKWRSANGWASTNRQYLIRLADIILLKAEALNELGQTTEAAGVLDLIRNRVSLPKTTAADKASLKQAIENERRLEFAQEGQRWDDLVRFGNVKEVMNSLNEVNLKTGAKMVYNMTDAKIYVPIPQNEIDRNPLLK